The uncultured Bacteroides sp. genome has a segment encoding these proteins:
- the mnmE gene encoding tRNA uridine-5-carboxymethylaminomethyl(34) synthesis GTPase MnmE, translated as MNQDTICAVATAQGGAIGIIRVSGPEAIEITSSIFAPTQERTKLQGKEAYTLTFGRICKGEEVIDEVLVSLFRAPHSYTGENSTEISCHGSSYILQQIMQLLIEKGCRSALPGEYTQRAFLNGKMDLSQAEAVADLIASSSAATHRLAMSQMRGGFSKELTDLRTQLLNFVSMVELELDFSEEDVEFANRDALLKLTENIDQIITRLADSFNVGNAIKNGIPVAIIGETNAGKSTLLNVLLNEEKAIVSDIHGTTRDAIEDTISLKGTLFRFIDTAGIRETHDKIETIGIERTFRKLDQAEIVLCMIAATDSHEQIEQLTAKIKPKCKGKQLIMVFNKSDLITKEQKIELEKLAAKHKATHLFISAKNWVNTIELEDLLVKTANLPNVSQNDVIVTNVRHYEALTRALESIHRVKEGLHNNISGDFLSQDIRECMHYLGEITGTISNDEILGNIFSHFCIGK; from the coding sequence ATAAATCAAGATACAATCTGCGCCGTAGCCACCGCACAGGGAGGAGCCATAGGCATTATCAGAGTCTCTGGCCCTGAAGCCATTGAAATAACCAGCTCCATCTTTGCTCCCACACAGGAAAGAACAAAACTGCAGGGCAAGGAAGCCTATACCCTCACCTTCGGACGCATCTGTAAGGGAGAAGAAGTGATAGACGAAGTACTGGTCAGCCTATTCCGTGCTCCGCACTCATATACCGGTGAAAACTCCACAGAAATTTCGTGTCATGGTTCATCCTATATACTGCAACAAATTATGCAGTTGCTCATAGAGAAAGGTTGCCGTTCTGCCCTTCCGGGAGAATACACCCAGCGGGCTTTCCTCAACGGCAAGATGGATCTCAGTCAGGCCGAAGCTGTGGCCGATCTAATTGCTTCCTCTTCCGCTGCCACTCATCGCCTTGCCATGAGTCAGATGCGGGGCGGGTTCAGCAAAGAGCTGACAGATCTTCGCACTCAGTTGTTGAACTTCGTTTCTATGGTGGAACTGGAACTCGATTTCAGTGAGGAAGATGTGGAATTTGCCAACCGCGACGCACTTCTTAAATTAACCGAGAATATTGACCAGATCATTACTCGCCTAGCTGATTCATTCAATGTGGGTAATGCCATAAAAAACGGCATTCCAGTAGCCATTATCGGAGAGACCAACGCCGGAAAGTCCACTCTGCTCAATGTTTTACTGAATGAAGAGAAAGCCATCGTAAGTGATATTCACGGCACTACCCGTGATGCTATTGAAGATACGATCAGCCTCAAAGGTACTCTTTTCCGTTTTATCGACACCGCCGGTATCCGTGAAACACATGATAAGATTGAAACCATCGGTATTGAGCGAACCTTCCGCAAGCTCGACCAGGCAGAAATAGTCCTTTGCATGATTGCCGCAACTGACAGCCACGAACAGATAGAACAACTGACTGCCAAGATCAAACCAAAATGCAAAGGCAAGCAACTAATTATGGTGTTCAACAAAAGCGATCTCATCACTAAGGAACAAAAGATAGAACTGGAAAAGCTGGCAGCAAAACACAAAGCCACCCATCTTTTTATCTCGGCAAAGAATTGGGTAAATACAATTGAGTTGGAAGATCTACTGGTTAAAACAGCCAACCTACCAAATGTTTCACAAAACGATGTTATCGTGACTAACGTTCGCCATTACGAAGCCCTCACCCGCGCCCTGGAATCCATACACCGCGTAAAAGAAGGATTGCATAATAACATCTCGGGTGACTTCCTTTCTCAGGACATCCGCGAGTGTATGCATTATTTAGGGGAGATTACAGGGACTATATCTAATGATGAAATTTTAGGGAATATATTTTCGCATTTTTGTATCGGGAAATAA
- a CDS encoding nucleoside phosphorylase has protein sequence MKYFAESELIINPDGSVFHLHLKPEQLADKVILVGDPGRVATVASHFESKECEVESREFKTITGSYKGKRITVLSTGIGCDNIDIVANELDALANIDFKTREEKKEFRQLELVRIGTCGGLQPNTPVGTFICSQKSIGFDGLLNFYAGRNEACDLTFEEAFKKHMNWSPLLCAPYVIDANAELISRINQGDMVNGVTIAAGGFFGPQGRELRVPLADPQQNEKVESFEYNGFKITNFEMESSALAGLAKLMGHKAMTVCMVIANRLIKEANTGYKNSIDTLIKTVLDRI, from the coding sequence ATGAAATATTTTGCTGAATCAGAACTAATCATTAACCCTGACGGTTCAGTTTTCCATCTACATCTGAAACCCGAACAACTGGCAGACAAGGTTATCCTTGTTGGCGACCCAGGCAGAGTAGCTACTGTAGCCTCTCACTTCGAAAGTAAAGAGTGCGAAGTAGAGAGCAGGGAATTCAAAACAATCACCGGAAGCTATAAAGGAAAACGGATTACCGTTCTTTCCACCGGAATTGGATGCGACAATATCGATATTGTGGCTAACGAGCTCGACGCACTAGCCAATATCGATTTTAAAACCCGCGAAGAGAAAAAAGAGTTCCGTCAACTAGAACTTGTACGTATAGGTACCTGTGGCGGACTTCAACCCAACACACCTGTGGGAACATTTATCTGTTCACAAAAATCCATCGGGTTCGACGGACTGCTGAACTTCTACGCAGGAAGAAACGAAGCATGTGATCTGACTTTTGAAGAAGCATTCAAAAAACACATGAACTGGTCTCCCCTACTTTGCGCTCCGTATGTAATTGATGCCAATGCTGAACTTATTTCCCGCATTAACCAGGGAGACATGGTGAACGGAGTAACCATTGCTGCCGGAGGATTCTTCGGACCGCAAGGGCGCGAACTGCGCGTTCCACTGGCCGATCCACAGCAAAACGAAAAAGTAGAATCATTTGAATATAACGGTTTTAAGATTACTAATTTCGAGATGGAAAGTTCAGCACTTGCCGGACTAGCCAAACTGATGGGACACAAAGCCATGACCGTATGCATGGTTATAGCCAACCGCCTTATCAAGGAGGCAAATACCGGATACAAGAACTCCATCGACACATTAATTAAGACCGTACTGGATAGAATTTAG
- the floA gene encoding flotillin-like protein FloA (flotillin-like protein involved in membrane lipid rafts): MDPMILTMLLVGGGIIFLALFFHYVPFFLWLSAKVSGVTISLVQLFLMRIRNVPPYVIVPAMIEAHKAGLGTITRDELEAHYLAGGHVEKVVHALVSASKANIELSFQMATAIDLAGRDVFQAVQMSVNPKVIDTPPVYAVAKNGIQLVTKARVTVRANIKRLVGGAGEDTILARVGEGIVASIGSADSHKDVLEHPDSISKVVLHKGLDQGTAFEILSIDIADIDIGKNIGAELQIDQANADKNIAQAKAEERRAMAVASEQEMKAKAQEARAKVIEAEAEVPKAMADAFRSGNLGIMDYCKIKNIEADTSMRETIAKPISSSPKKPLTGE, translated from the coding sequence ATGGATCCAATGATTTTAACGATGCTCCTTGTTGGAGGAGGAATCATTTTTCTGGCTCTCTTCTTTCATTACGTTCCATTTTTCCTTTGGCTTTCAGCAAAGGTATCGGGAGTAACCATTTCACTGGTGCAGCTGTTCCTGATGCGCATCCGTAATGTTCCGCCTTACGTAATTGTACCCGCAATGATTGAAGCTCATAAAGCCGGTCTGGGTACCATCACACGCGACGAACTAGAAGCGCATTATCTGGCAGGCGGACATGTTGAAAAAGTAGTTCACGCACTGGTTTCCGCTTCAAAAGCAAATATCGAGTTATCCTTCCAGATGGCAACAGCCATTGACCTTGCCGGCCGTGATGTATTTCAGGCTGTTCAAATGTCGGTTAATCCAAAAGTAATAGATACCCCTCCTGTTTATGCCGTTGCAAAGAATGGTATTCAGTTGGTTACTAAAGCACGTGTTACAGTTCGTGCCAATATTAAAAGACTGGTAGGTGGAGCTGGTGAAGATACAATTCTTGCTCGTGTAGGCGAAGGTATTGTTGCTTCCATTGGTTCTGCAGACAGTCATAAAGATGTGCTGGAACATCCAGATAGCATCTCCAAAGTAGTATTACACAAGGGACTTGATCAAGGAACTGCATTCGAAATACTTTCCATTGATATAGCGGATATCGATATTGGTAAGAACATTGGTGCCGAACTTCAGATAGATCAGGCTAATGCCGATAAGAACATCGCTCAGGCTAAAGCAGAAGAGCGTCGTGCAATGGCTGTTGCTTCCGAACAGGAAATGAAAGCCAAAGCACAGGAAGCCCGTGCAAAGGTAATCGAAGCTGAAGCTGAAGTTCCAAAGGCTATGGCTGATGCTTTCAGAAGCGGCAATCTTGGAATCATGGATTATTGCAAAATAAAGAACATAGAAGCAGATACTTCAATGCGCGAAACTATAGCAAAGCCAATATCTTCATCACCAAAGAAACCTTTGACTGGCGAGTAA
- a CDS encoding nodulation efficiency protein D (NfeD), producing MDILIIIRLIVAGVILFLIEIFVIPGISFAGIGAFCCLIYANYFAFSNLGNTAGFITLATSAIACISTLTLFMKSKTLDKIALKKNINSTVDNEAEQSVKVGDTGIASTRLALIGMADINGHHVEVKSIDGLIEEKTPIIVSRIANGAILVVKQKQTTI from the coding sequence ATGGACATACTAATTATAATAAGACTTATTGTTGCAGGAGTAATTTTATTTCTGATTGAAATATTTGTCATTCCTGGCATCAGCTTTGCAGGGATTGGTGCCTTTTGCTGTCTTATTTATGCTAATTACTTTGCATTTTCTAATTTAGGGAATACTGCAGGTTTTATCACTTTAGCAACTTCAGCCATTGCATGCATAAGCACATTAACACTCTTTATGAAGTCTAAAACTCTAGATAAAATAGCTCTAAAAAAGAATATTAATTCTACAGTAGACAATGAAGCCGAACAAAGTGTAAAAGTAGGAGATACAGGAATTGCCTCCACCCGCCTTGCCCTCATTGGTATGGCAGACATTAACGGTCATCATGTGGAAGTGAAGTCAATAGATGGATTAATTGAAGAAAAGACACCCATCATTGTAAGTCGCATTGCCAATGGAGCTATTCTTGTAGTCAAACAGAAACAAACAACAATTTAA
- a CDS encoding tetratricopeptide repeat protein, translating into MRKKHVIFILLCLSAFTLSAQTLEEAKELFKSGQYEQAKPVFQKYAKSTPGNPNYSFWYGACCYETGEKDLAEKYLIIGANKKIQESFRYLGQLYSEQYRFEEAQANYNIYLAMLAKNKVPTEKYDNALKQLSLSSQMIKGVEKVVVIDSVVVDKANFLNAYKISEESGNLFTYNKFFKTEGNNEAVVYQTELESKLYYGDKGKNNHLNIYTKTKLLSQWSEATQLPKSINSGEDANYPFVMSDGITLYYSSKGEGSMGGYDIFVTRYNSETDTYLKSDNVGMPFNSPFNDYMYVIDEYNNLGWFASDRYQPKDKVCIYIFIPNESKQIYDYDSTESNKLISLARITSLKDSWNGRTADVKAAKERLETARNHVSKEKEKVEFEFVINDQITYTKPEDFTSPKAVELVRKWQQTLSDYNVQAKKLEKQRELFSTSGKDKQNSLAPGILDLEKRVEQIGKEVKAQEVSIRNEENNFLRK; encoded by the coding sequence ATGAGAAAAAAACATGTAATCTTTATTCTTCTTTGCCTTTCTGCATTTACCCTTTCAGCTCAAACTTTGGAAGAGGCTAAAGAACTATTCAAAAGTGGTCAATACGAACAAGCCAAACCCGTTTTTCAGAAATATGCAAAAAGCACTCCCGGGAACCCTAATTATAGTTTCTGGTACGGCGCGTGTTGCTATGAAACCGGAGAAAAAGACTTAGCCGAAAAGTATTTAATCATTGGTGCCAATAAAAAAATACAGGAATCATTCCGTTACTTAGGCCAACTTTACAGCGAACAATACCGCTTTGAAGAAGCCCAGGCAAATTATAATATCTATCTCGCAATGCTGGCTAAAAATAAAGTTCCAACGGAGAAATATGACAACGCACTTAAACAACTCAGTTTAAGCTCGCAGATGATTAAAGGAGTAGAAAAGGTGGTGGTTATAGACAGTGTGGTGGTTGATAAAGCCAACTTCTTAAATGCATATAAGATAAGTGAAGAATCCGGGAATTTATTTACCTACAATAAATTCTTTAAAACAGAAGGAAATAATGAAGCCGTGGTTTATCAAACGGAACTGGAGAGTAAACTTTATTATGGAGATAAAGGAAAGAACAATCATTTAAACATCTATACCAAAACCAAATTACTGAGTCAATGGAGTGAAGCTACTCAGCTTCCCAAATCAATCAATTCAGGTGAAGACGCTAATTATCCATTTGTTATGTCAGATGGAATCACCCTTTACTATTCATCCAAGGGAGAAGGATCAATGGGAGGATATGATATCTTTGTTACACGTTACAACAGCGAGACAGACACTTACCTGAAGTCAGACAATGTAGGTATGCCTTTTAACTCGCCATTCAATGACTATATGTACGTGATTGACGAATATAACAATCTTGGTTGGTTTGCATCTGATCGTTATCAGCCCAAGGATAAAGTATGTATTTACATATTCATTCCTAATGAGTCTAAACAAATCTATGACTACGACTCAACAGAAAGCAACAAACTTATCTCACTGGCCAGAATCACCTCTTTAAAAGACAGTTGGAATGGCAGAACTGCAGATGTAAAAGCAGCAAAAGAACGACTTGAAACAGCTAGGAATCACGTTTCCAAAGAAAAAGAAAAAGTAGAATTCGAATTTGTTATCAATGATCAGATCACATACACCAAACCGGAAGATTTCACCTCACCAAAAGCTGTTGAATTAGTAAGGAAATGGCAGCAAACCCTTTCCGATTATAACGTGCAAGCAAAGAAACTCGAGAAACAAAGAGAACTATTCAGCACATCCGGTAAGGATAAGCAGAACTCTCTTGCTCCCGGCATTCTCGATCTGGAAAAAAGAGTAGAACAAATTGGGAAGGAAGTAAAAGCACAGGAAGTCAGCATTCGTAACGAAGAAAATAATTTCCTTAGAAAATAA
- a CDS encoding ATP-binding protein: protein MAQFTEEEKIYRRVEARFSKGVVKYRLIEEGDKILVGLSGGKDSLALLELLGRRSKILKPRFSVVAVYIGMTNIPYQSDLEYLKSYSESFGIPFVYSETSFDESTDTRKSRCFLCSWNRRKALFTVAKEQGCNKIALGHHMDDILETLLMNQVFQGAFSTMPPKLVMRKFDMTVIRPMCLIPEADLIALAEVRNFKKQKKNCPFETQSHRSEMKKVLRLFEEMNPEARYSLWGSMNNIQSELLPDEKI, encoded by the coding sequence ATGGCACAGTTTACGGAAGAAGAAAAGATATATAGGCGTGTAGAGGCGCGGTTTAGTAAGGGAGTGGTGAAATATAGACTGATAGAGGAAGGAGACAAGATTCTTGTTGGCCTTTCCGGTGGAAAAGATTCACTTGCTTTGCTGGAACTACTTGGACGGCGTTCAAAGATATTAAAGCCACGATTCTCTGTGGTGGCAGTTTATATTGGTATGACTAATATTCCTTATCAGTCTGATTTGGAATACCTGAAAAGCTATTCGGAATCTTTCGGGATTCCTTTTGTTTATAGCGAAACCTCTTTCGATGAATCAACTGATACACGCAAATCTCGTTGCTTTCTGTGCTCATGGAACAGAAGGAAAGCCCTTTTTACTGTGGCTAAGGAACAAGGTTGTAATAAAATAGCGCTAGGTCACCACATGGACGATATTCTGGAAACACTGCTGATGAATCAGGTTTTTCAAGGTGCGTTCAGCACTATGCCACCTAAACTTGTGATGCGTAAGTTTGATATGACGGTAATCCGTCCCATGTGTCTGATTCCTGAAGCGGATCTTATTGCACTGGCGGAGGTACGCAATTTCAAGAAGCAGAAAAAGAATTGTCCGTTTGAAACACAATCTCACCGTTCCGAGATGAAAAAGGTTCTCCGTTTGTTTGAAGAGATGAATCCGGAGGCTCGCTACAGTCTTTGGGGAAGCATGAACAACATTCAGAGTGAGCTGTTGCCGGATGAGAAGATTTAA
- a CDS encoding DMT family protein, which produces MQGIYSILLLIVSNVFMTFAWYGHLKLQEDKVISNWPLYGVVLFSWSIALAEYMCQVPANRLGFVGNGGPFTLMQLKVIQEVITLVIFTAFSTMLFNGETLHWNHLAAGACLVMAVYFVFMK; this is translated from the coding sequence ATGCAAGGAATTTATTCTATTTTACTTTTAATTGTATCGAATGTTTTTATGACATTTGCTTGGTATGGCCATTTAAAATTGCAGGAAGATAAGGTCATTAGTAATTGGCCTTTATATGGTGTAGTATTGTTTTCATGGAGTATTGCTTTGGCTGAATATATGTGTCAGGTTCCGGCTAATCGTCTGGGTTTTGTAGGAAATGGCGGTCCTTTTACCTTGATGCAGTTAAAGGTTATTCAGGAGGTGATTACTCTGGTTATTTTTACGGCGTTTTCTACAATGCTGTTTAATGGTGAAACATTGCATTGGAATCATTTAGCGGCAGGAGCTTGTTTAGTAATGGCGGTTTATTTTGTTTTTATGAAGTAA
- a CDS encoding bifunctional dihydroorotate dehydrogenase B NAD binding subunit/NADPH-dependent glutamate synthase: protein MNKIINKEHFSEKVFKLEIEAPMIARSRKAGHFVIVRVGEKGERMPLTIAGADLKKGTITLVVQEVGLSSTKLCNLEEGEYITDVVGPLGQATHIENFGTVICAGGGVGIAPLLPIVQSLKAAGNKVITVLAGRTKELIILEKEIRESSDEVIIMTDDGSYGKKGLVTNGVEEVILREKVNKCFTIGPAVMMKFVSLLTKKYEIPTEASLNTIMVDGTGMCGACRVTVGGKTKFVCIDGPEFDAHQVDFDGMIKRMGAFKEAEKEEIKKLGSPKCEISKSQHAEDRTAPWREELRKSMKAKERTDIPRVHMNELDAEYRSHNREEVNQGLTLEQAMQEAKRCLDCAHPTCMTGCPVEINIPKFVKNIERGEVLEAAKTLKETSALPAVCGRVCPQEKQCESQCFYVQKMGKEAVAIGHLERFAADYERESGQISVPDLDESNGIKVAVIGSGPSGLSFAGDMAKYGYDVTVFEALHEIGGVLKYGIPEFRLPNNIVDVEINNLEKMGVTFVKDCIVGKTISVEQLEKEGFKAFYVASGAGLPNFMNIPGENSLNILSSNEYLTRVNLMDAANPESDTPVAFGKNVAVIGGGNTAMDSVRTAKRLGAERAMIIYRRSEEEMPARLEEVKHAKEEGIEFLTLHNPIEYIADERGFVKQVILQKMELGEPDASGRRSPIAIPGATETIDIDLAIVSVGVSPNPIVPSSIKGLEVGRKGTINVNENMQSSIPTIYAGGDIVRGGATVILAMGDGRKAAAAMDKELRSKSIA, encoded by the coding sequence ATGAATAAAATAATTAATAAAGAACATTTCTCAGAGAAAGTTTTTAAACTGGAAATTGAGGCTCCAATGATTGCCCGTTCCCGTAAAGCCGGACATTTCGTCATTGTCCGTGTGGGAGAAAAAGGTGAACGTATGCCACTAACCATTGCAGGTGCCGATCTTAAAAAAGGAACAATCACCCTTGTAGTCCAGGAAGTAGGACTTTCTTCTACTAAACTATGCAACCTTGAAGAAGGTGAATATATTACTGACGTGGTAGGTCCGTTGGGACAAGCAACCCACATTGAGAACTTCGGGACTGTAATTTGCGCCGGAGGTGGTGTAGGTATCGCTCCGCTGCTTCCTATCGTTCAGTCACTGAAAGCTGCAGGAAACAAGGTTATTACCGTTCTGGCCGGACGAACAAAGGAACTCATCATTCTGGAAAAGGAAATACGCGAAAGTTCAGATGAAGTTATCATCATGACTGACGATGGTTCTTATGGCAAGAAAGGATTGGTAACAAACGGCGTGGAAGAAGTTATTCTTCGTGAGAAAGTGAACAAGTGTTTCACTATCGGACCGGCAGTGATGATGAAATTCGTTTCTTTATTAACTAAAAAATATGAGATTCCAACAGAAGCTTCCCTGAACACTATTATGGTTGACGGAACAGGAATGTGTGGAGCATGTCGTGTTACTGTAGGCGGTAAAACCAAATTTGTTTGTATTGATGGTCCTGAGTTTGATGCTCACCAAGTGGACTTCGACGGCATGATCAAACGTATGGGAGCTTTCAAGGAAGCTGAAAAAGAAGAAATCAAAAAGCTTGGTTCACCGAAATGTGAAATCAGCAAAAGCCAGCATGCAGAAGATCGCACCGCTCCTTGGCGCGAAGAATTGCGTAAAAGCATGAAAGCAAAAGAACGTACTGATATTCCACGCGTTCACATGAATGAACTCGATGCGGAATATCGTTCACATAACCGTGAAGAGGTAAACCAGGGATTAACTCTGGAACAAGCAATGCAGGAAGCAAAACGCTGTCTGGACTGTGCTCACCCCACCTGTATGACAGGTTGCCCGGTGGAAATCAATATCCCTAAGTTCGTTAAGAACATCGAACGCGGTGAAGTTCTCGAAGCAGCCAAAACATTGAAAGAAACAAGCGCACTTCCTGCTGTATGTGGTCGCGTTTGTCCTCAGGAAAAGCAATGCGAATCGCAATGTTTCTATGTACAGAAAATGGGCAAAGAAGCTGTTGCTATCGGACACCTTGAACGCTTTGCTGCCGATTATGAAAGAGAAAGCGGACAAATTTCCGTTCCGGATCTTGACGAAAGCAACGGAATCAAAGTAGCTGTAATTGGGTCAGGACCTTCCGGACTTTCTTTTGCCGGTGATATGGCGAAATACGGATATGACGTAACTGTTTTTGAAGCATTACACGAAATCGGTGGAGTACTTAAGTATGGTATTCCTGAATTCCGTTTGCCAAACAATATTGTCGATGTAGAAATCAACAACCTGGAAAAGATGGGTGTTACTTTCGTAAAAGACTGTATCGTTGGAAAAACGATATCCGTAGAGCAGTTAGAGAAAGAAGGATTTAAAGCATTCTATGTTGCTTCCGGCGCAGGTCTTCCTAACTTCATGAATATTCCGGGAGAAAACTCACTCAACATCCTTTCATCCAATGAATATCTTACTCGCGTAAACTTGATGGATGCAGCCAACCCGGAATCAGATACCCCTGTTGCATTTGGAAAGAATGTAGCAGTTATCGGTGGTGGAAACACAGCCATGGACTCAGTTCGTACTGCCAAACGTTTGGGAGCAGAACGCGCCATGATCATTTACCGTCGTTCTGAAGAAGAAATGCCTGCACGTCTTGAAGAAGTGAAGCATGCCAAAGAAGAAGGCATCGAGTTTCTTACTTTGCATAATCCGATTGAATACATTGCTGATGAACGCGGATTTGTAAAACAGGTTATTTTGCAAAAGATGGAACTTGGTGAACCTGATGCATCCGGACGTCGCAGCCCGATTGCCATACCAGGTGCTACTGAAACAATTGATATAGACCTTGCTATTGTCAGCGTAGGTGTATCTCCTAACCCCATTGTTCCTAGCTCCATCAAAGGTCTGGAAGTAGGAAGGAAAGGAACTATTAATGTTAACGAAAACATGCAGTCTTCTATCCCTACCATCTATGCCGGAGGCGATATTGTAAGAGGTGGTGCAACAGTAATTCTTGCTATGGGCGACGGACGTAAGGCGGCGGCAGCTATGGATAAGGAACTAAGAAGCAAATCAATTGCATAA
- the serS gene encoding serine--tRNA ligase, translating to MLTLKVITEKTDEVLCGLEKKHFKGAQEAIDKVLELDKKRRTAQNELDKNLAEVNALSKSIGKLMKDGNKEEAESARAKVSEIKEGNKALETAMNNASTDLQTLLCTIPNLPHSSVPEGYGADDNKVEKMGGVNPNLPADALPHWDLCKKYDLIDFELGVKITGAGFPVYKGKGARLQRALINFFLDQARESGYLEVQPPYMVNAASGYGTGQLPDKEGQMYHDNQDDLYLIPTAEVPVTNIYRDVILTDNELPVKNCAYSACFRREAGSYGKDVRGLNRLHQFDKVEIVRIDKPEHSYDSLKEMIAHVEGLVTKLELPYRILRLCGGDMSFTSAITFDFEVFSAAQERWLEVSSVSNFESYQANRLKCRYRTGDKKTELCHTLNGSALALPRIVAALLENNQTPEGIRIPKALVPYTGFDIID from the coding sequence ATGCTTACACTTAAAGTTATTACAGAAAAGACCGACGAAGTTCTTTGTGGTCTGGAAAAGAAACACTTTAAAGGCGCTCAGGAAGCCATTGACAAAGTGCTGGAGTTAGACAAGAAAAGACGTACCGCACAAAATGAACTGGACAAGAATCTTGCCGAAGTTAACGCTCTCTCAAAATCCATCGGGAAACTGATGAAGGACGGGAATAAAGAAGAAGCGGAATCGGCACGCGCCAAAGTAAGCGAGATCAAAGAGGGAAACAAAGCTTTGGAAACAGCAATGAACAATGCTTCTACTGATCTTCAGACTCTTCTTTGCACAATTCCTAATCTTCCCCACTCTTCTGTTCCTGAAGGATATGGTGCTGATGATAATAAAGTAGAAAAGATGGGCGGTGTAAACCCCAACCTTCCTGCAGATGCTCTTCCTCACTGGGATCTTTGCAAGAAATACGATTTGATCGACTTTGAACTTGGAGTAAAAATCACTGGTGCCGGCTTCCCTGTATATAAAGGAAAAGGAGCCCGCCTTCAAAGAGCATTGATAAACTTCTTCCTTGACCAAGCTCGCGAATCGGGTTATCTGGAAGTTCAACCTCCTTACATGGTAAATGCTGCTTCCGGATACGGAACAGGTCAGCTGCCCGACAAAGAAGGACAAATGTATCATGATAATCAAGATGATTTATATTTAATTCCTACAGCAGAAGTTCCTGTAACAAACATATACAGAGATGTAATCCTTACAGACAATGAGCTTCCGGTTAAGAATTGCGCATATTCTGCTTGCTTCCGCCGTGAAGCCGGTTCTTATGGCAAAGATGTACGTGGATTAAACCGCCTACACCAGTTCGACAAAGTAGAAATTGTCCGAATTGACAAACCAGAGCATTCTTATGATTCACTTAAAGAGATGATTGCACATGTAGAAGGATTGGTTACAAAGTTGGAACTACCTTACCGCATCCTTCGCCTTTGTGGAGGAGACATGAGCTTTACTTCAGCCATTACATTCGACTTTGAAGTATTCTCAGCAGCACAAGAACGCTGGTTAGAGGTTAGTTCTGTATCCAACTTTGAATCTTACCAGGCCAACCGCTTGAAATGTCGCTATCGTACAGGAGATAAAAAGACTGAGCTTTGCCACACACTAAATGGTAGCGCATTGGCTTTACCACGTATCGTTGCCGCATTACTTGAAAACAACCAAACTCCTGAAGGCATTCGTATACCAAAGGCATTGGTTCCTTACACTGGGTTCGATATAATAGACTAA
- the rpmA gene encoding 50S ribosomal protein L27, with product MAHKKGVGSSKNGRESHSKRLGVKIFGGQICKAGNIIIRQRGTEHHPGLNMGMGKDHTLYALVDGIVTFKKGREDRSYVSIIPAEQKEA from the coding sequence ATGGCACACAAAAAAGGTGTCGGTAGTTCTAAGAACGGCCGCGAATCACATAGCAAAAGATTAGGCGTAAAGATATTCGGTGGACAAATCTGTAAAGCCGGTAACATTATCATTCGTCAAAGAGGAACAGAGCATCATCCAGGTTTGAACATGGGTATGGGTAAAGACCACACTCTTTATGCTTTGGTTGATGGTATCGTAACATTCAAAAAAGGAAGAGAAGATCGTTCATACGTATCTATCATCCCAGCTGAACAAAAAGAAGCATAA
- the rplU gene encoding 50S ribosomal protein L21: MYVIVEINGQQFKAEAGKRMYVHHMQDAENGATVEFDKVLLVDKDGAVTVGAPTVEGAKVVCEVISHLVKGDKVIVFHKKRRKGYRKRNGHRQQFTELNIKEVVA, translated from the coding sequence ATGTACGTAATTGTAGAGATCAACGGCCAACAGTTCAAAGCTGAAGCTGGAAAAAGAATGTATGTTCACCACATGCAAGACGCTGAAAACGGAGCGACTGTCGAATTTGACAAAGTATTGTTAGTAGACAAAGATGGTGCAGTAACTGTAGGAGCCCCAACAGTAGAAGGTGCAAAGGTAGTATGCGAAGTAATTTCTCACCTTGTAAAAGGAGATAAAGTAATCGTATTCCACAAGAAAAGAAGAAAAGGTTACAGAAAGCGTAACGGTCACCGTCAACAATTTACAGAGTTAAACATTAAGGAAGTAGTAGCTTAA